One segment of Brassica napus cultivar Da-Ae chromosome C3, Da-Ae, whole genome shotgun sequence DNA contains the following:
- the LOC106352744 gene encoding probable anion transporter 4, chloroplastic, whose protein sequence is MCYSLSLQSSIDFRNRSSIKKIHGDRAILISNLKFPALAKRDRRRKLLLCRGRGVGSLRFCGDTAVDLCGLPRHRLRVDCSDARRTPQDTAASEQPSFSEFITSERVKVVAMLALALALCNADRVVMSVAIVPLSLSRGWSKSFSGIVQSSFLWGYLISPIAGGTLVDRYGGKVIMAWGVALWSLATFLTPWAADTSLWALLAARAMVGVAEGVALPCMNNMVARWFPPTERSRAVGIAMAGFQLGNVVGLMLSPILMSQGGIYGPFVIFGLSGFLWMLVWLSATSSTPDRHPQITKFELEYIMHKQQTSTKENKRNTTGVIPPFRRLLSKMPTWAVIVGNAMHSWGFFVLLSWMPIYFNSVYHVNLKQAAWFSAVPWSMMAFTGYIAGFWSDLLIRRGTSITLTRKIMQSIGFIGPGIALIGLTTAKRPLIASAWLSLAVGLKSFSHLGFLINLQEIAPEYSGVLHGMCLTAGTLAAIVGTVGAGFFVELLGSFQGFILLTAILYLLSALFYNIYSTGERVNFDATG, encoded by the exons ATgtgttactctctctctttacAATCTTCAATAGACTTCCGTAATCGCAGCTCCATCAAAAAAATCCATGGAGATCGAGCAATCTTGATTTCGAACCTGAAATTCCCGGCGTTAGCCAAGCGAGATCGTCGGAGAAAGTTGTTACTCTGCCGCGGGAGAGGCGTCGGCTCATTGAGATTCTGCGGAGACACTGCCGTGGATCTATGTGGCCTCCCGCGCCATCGATTAAGAGTAGATTGCAGCGATGCTCGCCGTACGCCCCAAGATACGGCGGCGTCGGAGCAACCTAGTTTTTCGGAGTTTATAACTTCGGAGAGGGTGAAAGTGGTGGCGATGCTGGCGCTTGCCCTGGCGCTATGCAATGCGGACCGCGTCGTGATGTCCGTCGCGATTGTGCCTCTCTCGCTTTCTCGAGGATGGAGCAAGTCCTTCTCCGGTATCGTTCAG TCATCGTTCCTGTGGGGATACCTAATTTCACCAATAGCTGGGGGAACTTTGGTGGACCGTTATGGCGGTAAGGTAATCATGGCGTGGGGAGTAGCTTTGTGGTCGTTGGCTACTTTCCTTACCCCTTGGGCTGCTGATACTTCTTTGTGGGCTCTTCTTGCTGCAAGAGCTATGGTTGGGGTTGCTGAAGGTGTGGCTCTTCCTTGCATGAACAACATGGTTGCAAG ATGGTTTCCTCCTACAGAACGTTCTAGGGCCGTTGGTATTGCCATGGCAGGATTTCAGCTTGGAAATGTTGTTGGACTCATGCTGTCTCCTATTCTCATGTCTCAAGGCGGTATATATGGCCCTTTTGTTATTTTTGGGTTATCCGGTTTCCTATGGATGCTCGTTTGGCTCTCTGCTACGTCAAGTACACCAGATCGACATCCTCAGATTACAAAGTTTGAGCTTGAGTACATAATGCACAAGCAGCAAACATCTACTAAGGAGAACAAGCGAAACACCACAGGGGTAATTCCTCCTTTTAGACGCCTACTCTCCAAGATGCCGACTTGGGCTGTCATAGTTGGAAATGCCATGCATAGCTGG GGGTTTTTTGTGCTTCTTTCATGGATGCCCATCTACTTCAATTCT GTATATCATGTGAACCTCAAACAAGCTGCTTGGTTTAGTGCCGTCCCGTGGAGTATGATGGCTTTCACAGGATACATTGCTGGTTTTTGGTCGGACTTGTTGATACGACGTGGTACGAGCATCACTCTAACGCGGAAAATCATGCAG TCCATTGGTTTCATTGGTCCTGGGATTGCTCTCATTGGTTTAACTACAGCAAAACGACCTTTAATAGCATCTGCCTGGCTAAGCTTAGCCGTTGGGCTTAAATCATTCAGCCATTTGGGGTTTCTTATCAATCTTCAG GAAATTGCCCCAGAATATTCCGGTGTGCTACATG GAATGTGTCTTACTGCTGGGACATTGGCTGCAATAGTTGGTACAGTTGGAGCTGGTTTCTTTGTGGAATTATTGGGATCCTTCCAAGGATTCATCCTTCTTACGGCAATTTTATATCTCCTCTCTGCTCTCTTTTACAACATTTATTCAACTGGAGAAAGAGTCAATTTTGATGCAACAG GGTGA